Proteins from one Thioflavicoccus mobilis 8321 genomic window:
- a CDS encoding chemotaxis protein CheB: MVEKDGREANSDRAEDKVSPTLEEAAPLGEGAQSSDSTDRETDATAEGHLIPEPRRSCVVVGVGASAGGLSAFKRFLRSLPSDSGMAFVLIQHLDPSHESMMAELLSKYTTMPIVQIDEAMPIEPNTVYMIQPNRFVKIEDNGLFVEAPVQRRGVRLPIDYFFSSLARARRERAICVVLSGTGSDGADGLREVKGEGGMTIAQRTEDAEFDGMPSAAVATGAVDHVLAIEEMADAILAYSRHAYVHNHSNGTLASAAPEHFRAILSLLNARTERDFSRYKHGTLARRIERRMGIRHIDSAADYLKLLRSDQEEVHALFKDLLIGVTRFFRDPAAWSELEHILAHQLRDRRSEEAVRVWVPGCATGEEAYSIAMLLFELQERQNKRWDIQVFATDIDSDAIEAARFGLYSENIASDLTEARLTAFFQHDGNKLRVKKRLRETCVFAVQSLLSDAPFSNLDLISCRNLLIYLESDIQQRVLDVFHFGLKPSGLLFLGNSESPNKRIRLFKTLSQPSRVYQKVGTSRPGSGGFPVVSTSRRCLDTLPAKRDEQQSVALGAIERSKRALLEEFAPASVVVNYRGLIQYIHGPVRNYLDFPSGEPELELTTMTLEGLKAKTRSALHQARTSGETVSLVATRIQRDREETAVRIRAQPLPGGKGDDRLFLVSFLDESPPQAADHSADADVPEAPAGLRGSDADEVNRQLVLELAATREDLQSTIEELESANEELKASNEEVMSMNEELQSTNEELETSREELQSLNEELSTVNSQLHDKVGELEAMTNDLTNLLASTDVATLFLDEGLRIRRFTPATMRLMSLLDSDVGRPLSDLASRVDDPELADDARAVLQTLAPIQKEVSKGSSQWFMRRVTPFRTADNKIEGVVVTYSDVTGVKEAARHVELREQQQAAVAQFGRAALAGEDSEALLGRAAKMVVDTLEVDYVKVLRREPEGRDLRLVAGVGWRNGLVGEATVSAGIESQGGYTLQTGGPVVTRDLRKEKRFSGSRLMSDHGILSGMSVLIGPEEAPWGVLSAHARREIDFTVDDTNFMLSVANVLWEAIRREAVETALRANEARTAAFLNNSAVVAWMKDGRGRYVYLSQTFEHRFGIRADDWLGRTDEELWPPEMAAAIHANDRRVREANEALETTETMVVRSGASVHLLVSKFPFTDALGRSCVGGLGVDITDRIEAERALTESEERLRQAARMARFGTYYADVDEGVIYWSAELKEILGYPSDAALETAIGEVPGFVNEADRERVAAALTASLDPVGDGLLQEEYRVVRRDGEIRWLLMQGRTLFQGEGPARCPIQVTGTALDITERHLFEEELRAARTRAEAANEAKSQFLANMSHEIRTPLTAILGFADVLQTRLCDPDDQACINTIKRNGDHLRQILDDFLDLAKIEAGKLSVHAQPCDAVAIIVEIQSLYGARAAQKGLSLTFEPRGELPRQIETDPKCLRQILLNLVGNAIKFTDTGGVQIVVECHAQDEQLAIAVIDSGIGIEQSHLEAVFEAFEQLDKSMTRSAGGTGLGLSITKKLVRALGGEITAESEPEHGSTFHIRIPTGPLAEAEWVIPDVTRLPTGAGGSPNEALPTLKARVLAVDDHRDVRFLVHELIENAGGEVISASDGAQALAVWQREHGQGRTIDAVLIDIQMPGMDGLDTTRQLRAVGCRVPIIALTANAMQRDRDACLEVGCDDFLSKPIERAVLLKKLAGWLHQPLADRTDDEATLVVLCVDDDPDIRATQKTLLELHGHRVEVAGSGAEALAVAERCKPSTALIDLGLGDMSGSELLEQLKRRPELADCLYVCLSGQTEDEAAWRELGFDYYLQKPVGIAALTEVLRCAKPGTKE; the protein is encoded by the coding sequence ATGGTCGAAAAAGATGGCCGCGAGGCCAACTCGGACAGAGCTGAAGACAAGGTGTCACCAACGCTCGAAGAGGCCGCCCCGCTCGGTGAAGGCGCCCAGTCCTCCGATTCGACCGACCGCGAGACCGACGCCACCGCCGAGGGGCACCTGATTCCCGAGCCAAGGCGCAGCTGCGTCGTCGTCGGCGTCGGCGCCTCGGCCGGCGGCCTGAGCGCGTTCAAGCGCTTTCTGCGCAGCCTCCCGAGCGACTCCGGCATGGCCTTCGTGCTGATCCAGCACCTCGACCCTTCCCACGAGAGCATGATGGCGGAGCTGCTCTCGAAGTACACGACGATGCCAATCGTGCAGATCGACGAGGCGATGCCGATCGAGCCGAACACCGTGTACATGATCCAGCCGAACCGGTTCGTCAAGATCGAGGACAACGGGCTGTTCGTCGAGGCGCCGGTGCAGAGGCGCGGCGTGCGCCTGCCGATCGACTACTTCTTCAGCTCGCTGGCGCGGGCGCGACGCGAGCGGGCGATCTGCGTCGTCCTCTCCGGCACCGGCAGCGACGGCGCCGACGGCCTGCGCGAGGTCAAGGGCGAGGGCGGTATGACGATCGCACAGCGAACGGAGGACGCGGAGTTCGACGGCATGCCGAGCGCCGCCGTCGCCACCGGCGCCGTCGATCATGTGCTCGCGATCGAGGAGATGGCCGACGCGATCCTGGCCTACAGCCGCCACGCCTACGTCCACAATCACTCGAACGGCACCCTGGCCAGCGCGGCGCCCGAGCACTTCCGCGCCATCCTGAGCCTGCTGAACGCCCGGACCGAACGTGACTTCAGCCGCTACAAGCACGGGACCCTCGCGCGGCGCATCGAGCGGCGCATGGGCATCCGGCACATCGACAGCGCCGCCGACTACCTCAAGCTCCTGCGCAGCGACCAGGAAGAGGTACACGCCCTGTTCAAGGACCTGCTCATCGGCGTGACCCGTTTTTTCCGCGATCCGGCGGCCTGGAGCGAGCTGGAGCATATCCTGGCGCACCAATTGCGCGACCGCCGCAGCGAGGAGGCCGTGCGGGTCTGGGTGCCGGGCTGCGCGACCGGCGAGGAGGCCTATTCGATCGCGATGCTGCTGTTCGAGCTCCAGGAGCGGCAGAACAAACGCTGGGACATCCAGGTGTTCGCCACCGACATCGACAGCGACGCCATCGAAGCTGCCCGCTTCGGCCTCTACTCGGAGAACATCGCCAGCGACCTCACCGAGGCGCGCCTCACGGCCTTCTTCCAGCACGACGGCAACAAGCTACGCGTCAAGAAGCGCCTGCGCGAGACCTGCGTCTTCGCGGTGCAGAGCCTGTTGTCGGACGCGCCCTTCTCCAACCTCGACCTGATCAGCTGCCGCAACCTACTGATCTATCTCGAGTCGGACATCCAGCAACGGGTGTTGGACGTCTTCCACTTCGGCCTCAAACCGAGCGGCCTGCTGTTTCTGGGCAACTCGGAGTCGCCGAACAAGCGGATCAGACTCTTCAAGACCCTCTCGCAGCCCTCGCGGGTCTACCAGAAGGTCGGCACCAGCCGCCCGGGCAGCGGCGGCTTCCCTGTGGTGAGCACGAGCCGCCGCTGCCTCGACACGCTGCCCGCGAAGCGCGATGAGCAACAGAGCGTCGCGCTCGGGGCCATCGAGCGCTCCAAACGGGCCCTACTCGAGGAGTTCGCGCCGGCGTCCGTCGTCGTCAACTACCGCGGTCTGATCCAGTACATCCACGGACCAGTGCGCAACTATCTCGACTTCCCGAGCGGCGAGCCGGAGCTGGAGCTCACCACGATGACGCTCGAGGGGCTCAAGGCCAAGACGCGCAGCGCCCTGCATCAGGCCCGCACATCCGGGGAGACGGTCTCGCTGGTGGCGACGCGGATTCAGCGTGATCGCGAGGAGACCGCCGTGCGCATCCGCGCGCAGCCGCTGCCCGGCGGCAAGGGCGACGATCGACTCTTCCTGGTCAGCTTTCTCGACGAGTCTCCCCCACAGGCGGCAGACCACTCGGCAGACGCGGACGTCCCGGAGGCGCCGGCAGGCCTCCGGGGGAGCGACGCGGACGAGGTCAACCGCCAACTGGTGCTGGAACTCGCGGCGACACGGGAGGACTTGCAGAGCACGATCGAGGAGCTCGAGAGCGCGAACGAGGAGCTCAAGGCCTCGAACGAAGAGGTCATGTCGATGAACGAGGAGCTCCAGTCGACGAACGAGGAGCTGGAGACCTCGCGCGAGGAACTGCAATCGCTCAACGAGGAGCTCAGCACGGTCAACAGCCAGCTACACGACAAGGTCGGCGAGCTGGAGGCGATGACCAACGACCTGACCAACCTCCTCGCGAGCACCGACGTGGCGACCCTGTTCCTCGACGAGGGCCTGCGTATCCGCCGCTTCACGCCGGCGACCATGCGCCTGATGAGCCTGCTCGACAGCGACGTCGGCCGGCCGCTGAGCGATCTGGCCTCGCGCGTCGACGACCCGGAACTCGCCGACGATGCCCGTGCCGTGCTCCAAACCCTGGCGCCGATTCAGAAGGAGGTCAGCAAAGGCTCCTCACAGTGGTTCATGCGCCGCGTGACGCCTTTCCGGACCGCGGACAACAAGATCGAAGGGGTGGTCGTCACCTACTCGGACGTCACCGGCGTCAAGGAGGCGGCGCGACACGTCGAGCTGCGCGAGCAGCAGCAGGCGGCCGTCGCCCAATTCGGCCGTGCGGCCCTCGCCGGCGAGGACTCCGAGGCGTTGCTCGGACGGGCTGCGAAGATGGTCGTGGACACGCTCGAGGTCGACTACGTCAAGGTGCTGCGCCGCGAGCCCGAGGGCCGCGACCTGCGCCTGGTCGCCGGTGTCGGCTGGCGTAACGGACTGGTCGGCGAAGCGACCGTCTCGGCCGGAATCGAGTCCCAGGGCGGCTACACGCTGCAGACCGGCGGGCCGGTCGTCACGCGCGACCTGCGCAAAGAGAAGCGCTTCAGCGGCTCGCGGCTAATGAGCGACCACGGGATCCTGAGTGGCATGAGCGTCCTGATCGGCCCGGAAGAGGCCCCATGGGGCGTCCTCAGCGCCCATGCTAGGCGCGAGATCGACTTCACCGTCGACGACACCAACTTCATGCTGTCGGTCGCCAACGTGCTCTGGGAGGCGATCCGCCGCGAGGCCGTGGAGACGGCACTGCGGGCCAACGAGGCGCGCACGGCAGCCTTCCTGAACAACAGTGCCGTCGTCGCCTGGATGAAGGACGGTCGGGGCCGCTACGTCTATCTGAGCCAGACCTTCGAGCACCGTTTCGGGATCCGCGCCGACGACTGGCTCGGCCGGACGGACGAAGAGCTCTGGCCGCCGGAGATGGCCGCGGCCATTCACGCCAACGATCGACGGGTACGCGAGGCCAACGAGGCCCTGGAGACGACCGAGACCATGGTCGTCCGCAGTGGGGCGTCGGTGCACTTGCTGGTCTCCAAGTTCCCCTTCACCGATGCCCTGGGTCGGTCCTGCGTCGGGGGTCTGGGCGTCGACATCACCGACCGCATCGAGGCCGAGCGGGCGCTGACGGAGAGCGAGGAGCGCCTGCGCCAGGCGGCCCGCATGGCACGCTTCGGCACCTATTACGCCGATGTCGATGAAGGCGTCATCTACTGGTCGGCCGAACTCAAGGAGATCCTCGGCTATCCCTCGGACGCGGCGCTCGAGACCGCCATCGGCGAAGTGCCCGGGTTCGTGAATGAAGCCGACCGCGAGCGCGTGGCCGCCGCCCTCACCGCGAGCCTCGACCCCGTCGGCGACGGACTGCTGCAAGAGGAGTACCGGGTCGTGCGCCGCGACGGCGAGATCCGCTGGCTGCTGATGCAGGGCCGGACCCTGTTCCAGGGTGAAGGTCCGGCGCGCTGCCCCATACAGGTCACAGGTACGGCGCTGGATATCACCGAGCGGCATCTGTTCGAGGAGGAGCTGAGGGCCGCGCGGACCCGAGCCGAGGCGGCGAACGAGGCCAAGAGCCAGTTCCTCGCCAACATGAGCCACGAGATCCGCACGCCGCTGACCGCGATTCTGGGCTTCGCCGACGTCCTGCAAACGCGCCTCTGCGATCCCGACGACCAGGCCTGCATCAACACCATCAAGCGCAACGGCGATCACCTGCGCCAGATCCTCGACGACTTCCTCGACTTGGCCAAGATCGAGGCCGGAAAGCTCAGCGTCCACGCCCAGCCCTGCGACGCGGTCGCGATCATCGTCGAGATCCAGTCGCTCTACGGTGCCCGCGCCGCGCAGAAGGGCTTGTCGCTGACCTTCGAGCCACGCGGCGAGCTGCCGCGCCAGATCGAGACGGATCCCAAGTGCCTGCGCCAGATCCTGCTCAACCTGGTCGGCAACGCGATCAAGTTCACCGACACCGGCGGGGTGCAGATCGTCGTCGAGTGCCACGCCCAGGACGAGCAACTCGCGATTGCGGTCATCGACTCCGGGATCGGGATCGAGCAGAGCCATCTCGAGGCGGTCTTCGAGGCCTTCGAGCAACTCGACAAGTCCATGACCCGCAGCGCAGGCGGCACCGGCCTCGGCCTGTCGATCACGAAGAAGCTGGTCAGGGCACTCGGCGGAGAGATCACGGCCGAGAGCGAGCCTGAGCACGGCTCGACCTTCCACATAAGGATCCCGACCGGGCCCCTCGCCGAGGCCGAATGGGTGATACCGGATGTCACGCGGCTCCCCACCGGCGCAGGCGGATCACCGAACGAGGCGCTGCCAACGCTCAAGGCGCGCGTGCTCGCCGTCGACGACCATCGCGACGTCCGCTTCCTCGTCCACGAGCTGATCGAGAACGCCGGCGGCGAGGTCATCTCGGCCAGCGACGGCGCTCAGGCCCTCGCCGTCTGGCAGCGCGAGCATGGCCAGGGGCGCACCATCGACGCGGTGCTGATCGACATCCAGATGCCGGGCATGGACGGCCTCGATACGACACGGCAGCTTCGAGCGGTCGGCTGTCGCGTGCCCATCATCGCGTTGACCGCCAACGCGATGCAACGCGATCGTGACGCCTGCCTCGAGGTCGGCTGCGACGATTTCCTGAGCAAGCCGATCGAGCGCGCCGTGCTGTTGAAGAAACTGGCCGGCTGGCTGCATCAGCCGCTGGCCGACCGCACCGACGACGAGGCGACGCTCGTCGTCCTCTGCGTCGACGACGACCCCGACATACGCGCGACCCAGAAGACCCTGCTGGAGCTACACGGCCATCGCGTCGAGGTCGCCGGCTCCGGTGCCGAGGCCCTCGCCGTCGCCGAACGGTGCAAGCCGAGCACCGCCCTCATCGATCTCGGGCTCGGCGATATGTCAGGCAGCGAACTGCTCGAACAGCTCAAGCGCCGCCCCGAACTCGCCGACTGCCTGTACGTCTGCCTCTCCGGGCAGACGGAAGACGAAGCGGCATGGCGGGAGCTCGGCTTCGACTACTACCTCCAAAAGCCGGTCGGCATCGCGGCACTCACCGAGGTGCTGCGATGTGCCAAACCCGGGACCAAGGAATAG
- a CDS encoding MlaD family protein yields MGVREKVNPTLIGAFVVGAVAVTVILVVLLGSGSLFQKSRHFVVIFDQSLHGLSTGAPVSFRGVPIGQVTSINPVIDAEGGKLRGVNMIVDIEINRGQIRSANPSFLDTEDFSDAELADFFDKQGVRAQLALQSLLTGQLFVNLDFFPDSPVKKVDMPTTHPQIATIETGLQRLGRTIDTLPVDQIIEKFTNVLDGVDKIINGAEIPKILAATQGTAESTERIADGIEQQLDPIMADLRGAAASANDAMGEARAALDLEDGPARELLDKLTSAAATAEKTLEEARVAVAQIDYLLGDGSPERQHIQSMLNELTSAARSFRILADYLERHPEALIQGKRR; encoded by the coding sequence ATGGGTGTGAGAGAGAAGGTCAACCCGACCCTGATCGGCGCGTTCGTCGTCGGCGCCGTGGCGGTGACCGTGATCCTGGTGGTCCTGCTCGGCAGCGGGAGCCTGTTTCAGAAATCGCGACACTTCGTGGTGATTTTCGACCAGTCCTTGCACGGCCTCTCGACGGGGGCGCCGGTCTCGTTCCGCGGCGTGCCGATCGGCCAGGTCACCTCGATCAACCCCGTGATCGACGCCGAGGGTGGCAAACTGCGCGGCGTCAACATGATCGTCGACATCGAGATCAATCGCGGCCAGATCCGCTCGGCAAATCCCTCCTTCCTCGATACCGAGGACTTCAGCGACGCAGAGCTTGCGGACTTCTTCGATAAACAGGGCGTGCGTGCCCAGCTCGCGCTCCAGAGCCTGCTGACCGGCCAACTCTTCGTCAACCTCGACTTCTTTCCGGATAGCCCGGTGAAGAAGGTCGACATGCCGACGACTCACCCGCAGATCGCCACCATCGAGACCGGCCTCCAGCGCCTCGGGCGGACGATCGACACCCTGCCGGTCGACCAGATCATCGAGAAGTTCACGAACGTCCTCGACGGCGTCGACAAGATCATCAACGGCGCCGAGATCCCGAAGATCCTCGCCGCTACCCAGGGTACGGCCGAGTCGACCGAGCGCATCGCCGACGGGATCGAGCAACAGCTGGACCCCATCATGGCCGACCTGCGCGGCGCCGCCGCGTCGGCGAACGACGCGATGGGAGAGGCGCGTGCGGCCCTCGACCTCGAGGACGGGCCGGCCCGCGAGTTGCTCGACAAGCTAACGAGCGCCGCGGCCACCGCTGAAAAGACCCTCGAGGAGGCGCGCGTCGCCGTGGCCCAGATCGACTACCTGCTCGGCGACGGTTCCCCCGAGCGACAACACATCCAGAGCATGTTGAACGAGCTGACCTCGGCCGCCCGCTCGTTCCGGATCCTCGCCGACTACCTCGAGCGCCACCCAGAGGCCCTGATCCAAGGCAAGCGGCGCTGA
- a CDS encoding DUF2384 domain-containing protein: MSDMTLDERRALTRRAMNILDGWRLAAPEIAAILDLPSTIKPRAIGRFRDGEVLPDEVAVNRRVVYLLRIEDALRTFFPRSPEMRDLWIRRGNRQFGRRTPLAIMLEDGESGIISVLSHLDCTFAWDLTGSKAVYGVA, translated from the coding sequence ATGAGCGACATGACACTCGACGAGCGACGCGCCCTGACGCGTCGCGCAATGAACATCCTCGACGGCTGGCGCCTCGCGGCGCCCGAGATCGCTGCCATTCTGGATCTGCCGAGCACGATCAAACCGCGCGCTATCGGGCGTTTTCGCGACGGCGAAGTCTTGCCGGACGAGGTGGCCGTGAACCGCCGCGTCGTCTATCTTCTGCGCATCGAGGACGCGCTGCGGACCTTCTTTCCGCGCAGCCCCGAGATGCGCGACCTCTGGATCCGGCGCGGCAATCGTCAATTCGGCCGCCGTACTCCCCTGGCGATCATGCTCGAGGACGGTGAGAGTGGGATCATCTCCGTGCTCTCACACCTGGACTGCACCTTCGCGTGGGACCTGACCGGTTCGAAGGCCGTCTACGGCGTCGCCTGA